A region from the Haliaeetus albicilla chromosome 16, bHalAlb1.1, whole genome shotgun sequence genome encodes:
- the RASSF10 gene encoding ras association domain-containing protein 10, whose amino-acid sequence MEPEERKISVWICQEEKLISGLSRRTTCSDVVRVLLEDNHHRRQRPAPPEPGGGMLSGPPHSYCIVEKWRGFERILPNKTKILRLWVAWGDEQENVRFVLVRSEASLPNAGPRSAEARVVLSKERPGHGLGAARASLALTQERQRRVVRKAFRKLAKINKKRQQPLAREASSAERMETLVHLVLSQDHTIRQQIQRLRELDREIDRYEAKIHLDRMKRHGVNYVQDTYLVGAAAGEREPEPGREPGGAAGRPEEDYARKCEEVLRLQEQRAQQEELLEHLAAEIQEELNERWMKRRREELELALAAAPGLAEADCDTTELSGGGQGELHLEHERVKTQLSTSLYIGLKLSTDLEAVKTDLDYTQRAWEDKERELQRLLETLGTLDVAEAPAEPRGAAGGGRPAPAPAPAPAPAPAPAPAAAGGSGAAGWVEQARALRKDRADNDEDSDTGLSSMHSQDSDSVPVCESLV is encoded by the coding sequence ATGGAGCCCGAGGAGCGGAAGATCTCGGTGTGGATCTGCCAGGAGGAGAAGCTGATCTCCGGGCTCTCCCGGCGGACCACCTGCTCGGACGTGGTGCGGGTGCTGCTGGAGGACAACCACCACCGGCGGCAGCGGCCGGCGCCGCCCGAGCCCGGCGGCGGGATGCTGTCGGGGCCGCCGCACTCCTACTGCATCGTGGAGAAGTGGCGCGGCTTCGAGCGGATCCTGCCCAACAAGACGAAGATCCTGCGGCTCTGGGTGGCGTGGGGCGACGAGCAGGAGAACGTGCGCTTCGTGCTGGTGCGCAGCGAGGCCTCGCTGCCCAACGCGGGGCCGCGCAGCGCCGAGGCGCGGGTGGTGCTCAGCAAGGAGCGCCCCGGCCACGGCCTGGGGGCGGCCCGCGCCAGCCTGGCGCTCACGCAGGAGCGGCAGCGGCGGGTGGTGAGGAAAGCCTTCCGCAAGCTGGCCAAGATCAACAAGAAGCGGCAGCAGCCGCTGGCCCGGGAGGCCTCGTCGGCGGAGAGGATGGAGACGCTGGTGCACCTGGTGCTCTCGCAGGACCACACCATCCGGCAGCAGATCCAGCGGCTCCGCGAGCTGGACCGCGAGATCGACCGCTACGAGGCCAAGATCCACCTGGACCGCATGAAGCGCCACGGCGTCAACTACGTGCAGGACACCTACCTGGTgggggccgccgccggggagcgggagccggagccgggccGGGAGCCGGGCGGGGCCGCCGGCCGCCCCGAGGAGGACTACGCCAGGAAGTGCGAGGAGGTGCTGCGGCTGCAGGAGCAGCGGGCgcagcaggaggagctgctggagcaccTGGCCGCCGAGATCCAGGAGGAGCTCAACGAGCGCTGGATGaagcggcggcgggaggagctggagctggcgCTGGCGGCGGCGCCCGGCCTGGCCGAGGCGGACTGCGACACCACGGAGCTCAGCGGCGGCGGCCAGGGCGAGCTGCACCTGGAGCACGAGCGGGTGAAGACCCAGCTCAGCACCAGCCTCTACATCGGCCTCAAGCTGAGCACGGACCTGGAGGCCGTCAAAACCGACCTGGACTACACGCAGCGGGCGTGGGAGGACAAGGAGCGGGAGCTGCAGCGCCTGCTGGAGACGCTGGGCACCCTGGACGTGGCGGaggcgccggccgagccgcgcggggcggcgggcggggggcggccggccccggccccggccccggccccggccccggccccggccccggccccggcggcggcgggggggagcggCGCGGCCGGCTGGGTGGAGCAGGCGCGGGCGCTGCGCAAGGACCGCGCCGACAACGACGAGGACTCGGACACGGGGCTGAGCTCCATGCACAGCCAGGACTCGGACTCGGTGCCCGTCTGCGAGTCCCTCGTCtag